Proteins encoded by one window of Lathyrus oleraceus cultivar Zhongwan6 chromosome 1, CAAS_Psat_ZW6_1.0, whole genome shotgun sequence:
- the LOC127078279 gene encoding cardiolipin synthase (CMP-forming), mitochondrial has protein sequence MVIFRSLKSILRNSNTIARTFLIPTTSTTITLPFSPLLHNALFPLPSHHSGPLFLASPPWKLSQSATPLYHHPKAVVFRHKVNAINLNLIRITTRTPLPLHNHVDSNSNSNSNQSPQHTLLYTFLNAPNLISITRLISGPFLGWMIVNDMYISAMVGLAISGASDWLDGYVARKMKIDSVVGSYLDPLADKVLIGCVAVAMVHQDLLHPGLVGLVVFRDAFLVGGAIFQRASSLGWKWKSWFDFFNLDGTGRQKVEPLFISKANTVFQLALVAAALLQPDFGTPESQSYITYLSWLVASTTAGSSAAYGLQYMKRSAVLLKST, from the exons ATGGTGATCTTCAGGTCTCTCAAATCAATACTCAGAAACTCAAACACCATAGCTCGAACCTTCCTCATTccaacaacatcaacaacaatcacTCTTCCCTTTTCTCCATTACTCCACAACGCACTTTTCCCCCTTCCTTCTCACCACAGCGGCCCCCTCTTCCTCGCTTCTCCGCCCTGGAAACTCTCTCAGTCTGCAACCCCTCTTTATCATCACCCTAAAGCCGTCGTTTTTCGTCACAAGGTTAACGCCATCAATCTcaatttgattcgaatcacaacAAGAACCCCTTTACCACTCCACAATCATGTTGATTCCAATTCCAACTCCAACTCCAACCAATCTCCTCAACACACACTTCTCTACACTTTCCTCAATGCGCCAAATCTCATATCTATTACTCGATTGATTTCGGGTCCTTTTCTTGGATG GATGATAGTGAATGATATGTATATTTCAGCAATGGTGGGGTTGGCTATCTCTGGAGCGTCTGATTGG CTTGATGGGTATGTGGCTAGGAAAATGAAGATTGATTCTGTAGTAGGTTCCTACCTTGATCCCCTTGCTGATAAG GTTCTTATTGGTTGTGTTGCTGTTGCAATGGTTCATCAAGATCTACTGCATC CTGGACTCGTTGGACTTGTTGTGTTCCGAGATGCCTTCCTTGTCGGTGGTGCAATATTTCAAAGAGCCAGTAGCTTGGGTTGGAAG TGGAAAAGCTGGTTTGATTTTTTTAACCTCGATGGAACCGGTCGCCAAAAAGTCGAACCACTCTTTATAAGCAAG GCGAATACAGTGTTCCAGTTAGCGTTAGTTGCTGCAGCTCTTCTTCAACCTGATTTTGGAACCCCAGAAAGTCAATCATACATTACATATCTAAG CTGGTTAGTTGCTTCAACAACAGCGGGATCTAGTGCGGCTTATGGTTTACAATACATGAAAAGATCTGCAGTTTTATTAAAGTCGACATAG